A genomic stretch from Streptomyces sp. QL37 includes:
- a CDS encoding SMP-30/gluconolactonase/LRE family protein yields the protein MRPVLEVAVREQAELGEGPTWDPATGRLIWVDILSARVHTYDPSTGRRTVMATGQHVGAAKPRADGGLVVVLRDGAGLYDAAGAFSWLVHDPVPGRRGNDAAVAPDGALWAGTMRYDEAEGGGTLSRIAPDGTVSRVLDSVTVSNGTGWSPDGRLMYYIDTTTRRIDVFDVDGERVLNRRPFAEAEPGAGWPDGLTVDADGCVWTAFWDGAAIRRHTPDGRVDRVVDLPVRRPTACAFGGPGLRDLYVSTARTGLDSPHPLSGSLLVLPDIGQGMPGTPFGG from the coding sequence GGTGAAGGCCCGACCTGGGACCCGGCCACCGGGCGGCTGATCTGGGTCGACATCCTCTCGGCCCGCGTCCACACCTACGACCCGTCGACCGGCCGCCGTACGGTCATGGCCACCGGCCAGCACGTCGGGGCGGCGAAACCCCGGGCGGACGGCGGCCTCGTGGTCGTCCTGCGGGACGGAGCGGGACTCTACGACGCGGCGGGTGCCTTCTCCTGGCTGGTTCACGACCCCGTCCCCGGACGGCGGGGCAACGACGCGGCCGTGGCACCGGACGGCGCGCTCTGGGCGGGCACCATGCGCTACGACGAGGCGGAGGGGGGCGGCACCCTGTCCCGGATCGCCCCGGACGGCACGGTGAGCCGCGTCCTGGACTCGGTGACCGTCAGCAACGGCACCGGATGGAGCCCCGACGGCCGGCTCATGTACTACATCGACACCACCACCCGGCGCATCGACGTCTTCGACGTGGACGGGGAGCGCGTCCTAAACCGTCGTCCCTTCGCCGAGGCCGAGCCGGGCGCCGGATGGCCCGACGGGCTGACGGTGGACGCCGACGGCTGTGTGTGGACCGCCTTCTGGGACGGCGCGGCGATCCGGCGCCACACCCCCGACGGCCGGGTGGACCGGGTCGTGGACCTGCCGGTCCGCCGGCCCACGGCCTGCGCGTTCGGCGGGCCCGGCCTCCGCGACCTGTACGTGTCCACCGCCCGGACGGGCCTGGACTCCCCGCACCCGCTGTCGGGCTCCCTGCTCGTGCTGCCGGACATCGGGCAGGGGATGCCGGGGACGCCGTTCGGCGGATGA